One Leishmania major strain Friedlin complete genome, chromosome 29 DNA segment encodes these proteins:
- a CDS encoding conserved hypothetical protein (previous protein_id=AAZ09607.1), translating into MKLVVDELYRSRMLMAGVYVGLAISSTYGFSIFTEHLRNKYSFNQADITTISTVGNCCGYLVFFAGILFDFAGPKVLFPIAGFLGFLGFLLFGLAFDDIITSKSKEVALVQFCIFNAILYFGCPAMDVATLMPLMVNFPLERGYMVIIQKTFSGLGTSVLMAYFNGWFLNLDAKHASNYSGYAYFVGAQIFFCALLGCYLIDLAPYTPCQFQRNRLTEEQAAERKATLAVYGKQHASSRRLYIGCSVIGANLIFLAISSIVTGYVPTKKSGYLTISVIAVFLLALFSLMALPIQLLGRYPVIKKRHPHYPSLGYSDDVPEEAEAVRETELADIDEVEAAADAGDAAQQRSSVSREPTTVQNPTDRQRASGAGSANPADADAMAVAEGDETASGIQTYEEDETASPRKSNTVVEEEGAAPAPQTNVAGDPQYHQSFWRNLLTIDLWLFWVSFFGMWGTGTVMQMNAAQIYRSKNFGVYDQSRLSLYVALIGVGSAIGGIVSGTLDMWLIRRKTTSTNEILTTTFLPVGAVLLFASYLLFAVIPAEGLVLPFLLGSIGNGMGWGLGALSVRIVYANDIGKHYNFMFSSGFVSTIALNRFMFGGMFDKEASRLGTAPNCNQPSCVRNQMLILMAVNAMSTIAAILVHLRFRRFVRQERAKQAEAALALEAKNKSD; encoded by the coding sequence ATGAAGCTCGTTGTAGATGAGCTCTACCGGTCACGGATGCTGATGGCCGGCGTGTATGTGGGTCTTGCCATTAGCTCCACGTACGGTTTCAGCATCTTCACGGAGCACCTGCGGAACAAGTACAGCTTCAATCAGGCGGACATCACAACGATCAGCACCGTGGGCAACTGCTGCGGCTATCTTGTCTTCTTTGCCGGCATTTTGTTCGACTTTGCCGGGCCGAAGGTGCTGTTTCCGATTGCCGGCTTTCTGGGCTTTCTCGGCTTCCTTCTCTTTGGGCTCGCTTTCGACGATATCATCACGAGCAAGAGCAAAGAAGTGGCTCTCGTCCAGTTTTGCATCTTCAATGCCATCTTGTACTTCGGATGCCCAGCCATGGACGTGGCAACGTTGATGCCGCTCATGGTCAACTTTCCGCTGGAGCGCGGGTACATGGTGATTATCCAGAAGACCTTCTCTGGCCTTGGTACATCGGTCCTCATGGCGTACTTCAACGGCTGGTTCCTTAACCTGGACGCGAAGCATGCAAGCAACTACTCGGGCTACGCCTACTTTGTCGGCGCGCAGATATTTTTCTGCGCCTTGCTGGGCTGCTACCTTATTGACCTCGCCCCGTACACGCCGTGCCAGTTTCAGCGGAACCGCCTcactgaggagcaggccgcTGAGAGGAAAGCCACGTTGGCTGTCTACGGCAAGCAGCACGCCTCCTCCCGACGTCTGTACATTGGTTGCTCCGTGATCGGTGCCAACCTCATCTTTCTCGCCATCAGCTCGATCGTGACAGGTTACGTGCCCACCAAGAAGAGCGGCTACCTCACCATCTCTGTGATAGCGGTGTTTCTGCTAGCGCTCTTCTCCCTCATGGCGCTACCTATCCAGCTCCTCGGGCGCTACCCCGTCATCAAGAAGCGTCACCCCCACTACCCCAGCCTTGGCTACTCGGACGACGtgccggaggaggcggaggctgtCCGCGAGACCGAGCTTGCGGACATCGATGAGGTGGAGGCCGCGgctgatgccggcgacgccgcgcagcagcggagcagcgtcagcaggGAGCCGACGACCGTGCAGAACCCAACTGACAGGCAGCGTGCTAGCGGCGCAGGCAGCGCGAATCCGGCTGACGCTGAtgcgatggcggtggcagagGGTGATGAAACTGCCAGTGGGATACAAACctacgaggaggacgagacCGCAAGCCCGCGGAAGTCGAATACTGtggtggaggaagagggagccgctcctgcgccgcAGACGAACGTTGCCGGCGACCCACAATACCACCAATCGTTCTGGCGCAACCTCCTCACGATCGATCTGTGGCTCTTCTGGGTCAGCTTCTTCGGCATGTGGGGTACCGGCACCGTGATGCAGATGAACGCAGCGCAGATATACCGCAGTAAGAACTTCGGCGTGTATGATCAgtcccgcctctctctctatgtcGCCCTcatcggcgtcggcagcgccatTGGCGGTATCGTCAGCGGCACTCTCGACATGTGGCTCATTCGGCGCAAGACGACCTCCACGAACGAGATCTTGACGACCACCTTCCTTCCAGTtggtgcggtgctgctgttcgcCTCCTACCTCCTCTTCGCGGTGATCCCAGCGGAGGGTCTTGTCCTGCCCTTCCTGCTTGGCTCCATAGGCAACGGTATGGGCTGGGGCCTTGGTGCTCTGAGCGTGCGCATCGTCTACGCGAATGACATTGGCAAGCACTATAACTTCATGTTCTCCTCCGGCTTTGTCAGCACCATTGCCCTAAACCGCTTTATGTTTGGCGGCATGTTCGACAAGGAGGCCAGCCGCCTTGGCACAGCCCCAAACTGCAATCAGCCGTCTTGTGTGCGGAATCAGATGCTTATCCTCATGGCAGTGAACGCCATGTCCACAATAGCGGCCATCTTGGTGCACCTCCGCTTCCGCCGCTTCGTGCGCCAGGAGCGGGCGAAAcaggccgaggcggcgctggcgctggaggcgaagaacAAGAGCGACTGA
- a CDS encoding conserved hypothetical protein (previous protein_id=AAZ09608.1) codes for MITEHTYRISEISRFLILVGGLCASACISTLYGFNIFSNDLIELFNFSSSDLTIITTVGVVVGCATFPGGMLLDYAGPVPVLICATLLTTLGAVLYGLAFNGNIKGNVPTLAVFCAIMNLGCSSFDTGSLMAVLGSFPLTKGPVVAIMKTFTGLGASILALINYSFFRNSDAHYMFFMAALIVCLGTVAVIFIRFPPYHILDHEKTRVPEKMQVRRRLTERAYLTQYPPMARFYLGFGIIIALVIYLTVQSFCVAYANPSDTARMGNTVVIMVLVLCLGLMAAPLPFLGGMEKEPSKDLPDYPEDEVMSFENEDEKRVLQPAVKEMAEDENVLGEVYLKDGHCEVDKKGKKVPDSSDEALVHRQVAFEDAVMLEDENKARMMISDQDPQYQTTFWQSLKRPDIWLCWWNTMATWGCGMVMAFNSAQIYQSLSNNKYERKTNTMYSAIISVASALGRLSMGILEFMVNCQPSETRPVITIAYPVASICMVVGLIFLLALPLESKAIVIGFFFDSFGNGFSWACTALTVRTLFAKDIGKYYNFMYVGAFIAVIALNRFGYGEMYDRQAKANRDADLAAGRVPIYPVCAGKKCVANSFVILLCVNVTAIVGSTWLHLRYRRFVLKHRAEKAAACAEKEAKSVEPSCADNLQ; via the coding sequence ATGATCACAGAACACACCTACCGGATCAGCGAGATCTCTCGCTTTCTCATTCTTGTTGGAGGTCTAtgcgccagcgcgtgcaTCTCCACATTGTACGGCTTCAACATCTTCAGCAACGACCTCATTGAGCTATTCAACTTCAGCAGCTCTGACTTGACGATCATCACCACAGTCGGCGTCGTGGTGGGCTGTGCGACCTTCCCCGGTGGTATGTTGCTCGACTACGCTGGACCCGTCCCCGTCCTCATCTGCGCAACACTTCTCACTACATTGGGTGCCGTCCTCTACGGTCTTGCCTTCAACGGCAACATCAAGGGTAACGTTCCCACGCTCGCCGTCTTCTGCGCCATCATGAACCTCGGCTGCTCCTCCTTCGACACGGGCTCCCTAATGGCTGTGCTGGGCAGCTTTCCGCTGACGAAGGGCCCTGTTGTGGCCATCATGAAGACTTTCACTGGCCTCGGTGCGTCCATCCTGGCCCTCATCAACTATAGCTTCTTCCGGAACAGTGATGCGCACTACATGTTCTTCATGGCAGCGCTTATTGTCTGCCTGGGCACCGTGGCAGTCATCTTTATCCGCTTTCCCCCCTACCACATCCTTGATCACGAGAAAACCCGCGTGCCGGAGAAGAtgcaggtgcgccgccgcctgacGGAGCGCGCCTACCTGACGCAGTACCCGCCGATGGCTCGCTTCTACCTTGGTTTTGGCATCATTATTGCGCTTGTCATCTACCTGACAGTGCAGTCCTTCTGTGTAGCGTACGCAAACCCGAGCGACACGGCGCGCATGGGCAACACGGTCGTGATCATGGTGCTTGTCTTATGCCTGGGTCTCATGGCGGCCCCGCTCCCGTTTCTGGGTgggatggagaaggagcCGAGCAAGGACCTCCCCGACTACCCGGAGGACGAGGTGATGAGCTTCGAGAACGAGGATGAGaagcgtgtgctgcagcccGCCGTCAAAGAAATGGCCGAGGATGAGAACGTGCTTGGCGAGGTGTACCTGAAGGACGGCCACTGTGAGGTCGACAAGAAGGGAAAGAAGGTGCCGGACTCCTCTGATgaggcgctggtgcaccgGCAAGTCGCCTTCGAGGATGCCGTGATGCTGGAGGACGAGAACAAGGCGCGCATGATGATTTCCGACCAGGATCCGCAGTATCAGACGACCTTCTGGCAGAGCCTCAAGCGCCCCGACATCTGGCTGTGCTGGTGGAACACGATGGCAACCTGGGGCTGCGGCATGGTCATGGCCTTCAATTCGGCTCAGATCTACCAGTCACTATCGAATAATAAATACGAGCGAAAGACGAACACGATGTACTCCGCCATCATCAGCGTGGCGAGTGCGCTGGGCCGCCTGTCCATGGGTATCCTCGAGTTCATGGTAAACTGCCAGCCCTCCGAGACGCGCCCGGTCATCACCATCGCGTATCCGGTGGCCTCCATCTGCATGGTGGTCGGCCTCATCTTCTTGCTGGCCCTCCCACTAGAGTCGAAGGCCATCGTTATTGGCTTCTTCTTCGATTCCTTCGGCAACGGCTTCAGCTGGGCCTGCacggcgctgacggtgcgcacgctgTTTGCCAAGGACATCGGCAAGTACTACAACTTCATGTACGTCGGCGCCTTCATTGCAGTCATCGCGCTGAATCGCTTTGGCTACGGCGAGATGTATGATCGTCAGGCCAAGGCGAACCGCGATGCCGACTTGGCTGCGGGCAGGGTCCCCATCTACCCCGTCTGCGCCGGCAAGAAGTGCGTCGCCAACAGCTTCGTCATCCTGCTGTGCGTGAACGTAACGGCGATCGTTGGTAGCACATGGCTCCACCTGCGCTACCGCAGGTTCGTTCTCAAGCACCGCGCTGAGAAGGCCGCGGCATGTGCGGAGAAAGAGGCCAAGAGCGTTGAGCCTAGTTGCGCAGACAACCTTCAGTAA
- a CDS encoding conserved hypothetical protein (previous protein_id=AAZ09609.1), with protein sequence MADRCDAVSPLPLRAVLRADEVVATGRAENVLQVPSPIYTAIFVDAHHALIGAGGGGRRFGMPNIALLLRVQSLSSASKADPTAKAPATSSAPAAAASPVWSFAAAVDLGSDDIPWCTSSFLPFEASAHDGKARSGASTEPAALDWTDAQRRVLDGLVGFVALSTMASFSLLGVFRGPEPSTSQATEPSASSAASAPANASGDVELRRYLRQLARIEVPNDAKNPDKKPIALVHNLVLVSHDDNGVLAFALTDLVPDSFEDEDFDAYRARYADQTTNGDSGAVLQRRVPRVRTEAAPVASWQLPARVNDLSVSRVCIVQADASNGASSLSQRPCKARLQEHLVVAALLLNKTLVLSTVRLRRRYIRSRSHKASVVQGEETTAEKVQTEAKSDTAAAATVSTALTLTEDMLPLPFKLLTSSLRLVRLFGWGDIDAAQQADMRRRLTWQSLQAGGAPTHGPLCGIMVVVYNSVTNESYVIHGSVEVTPLTSSVPSSCTWDSIGSLGLKVQWAREDPAPVLSDAITSLAVYTDGPPGDYASRVSANPLGAAVPARWIAGTVEGWVASLRLSHDSAQPPHWQADQIRPSPNKSVARRYPALHKEPVSCVAVSSENDVVSADIAQNVALTTLPYAVPRVPSSVAASPSSKILSRDVVVQPRSTSSSPLFPPAGAVSGGPLGSLTDNVANALPSLRVAWFLLIPLVLLLAGMII encoded by the coding sequence ATGGCGGACCGGTGCGACGCCGTCAGCCCGCTTCCCCTGCGCGCGGTGCTTAGGGCTGACGAGGTGGTTGCGACAGGGCGTGCGGAAAAcgtgctgcaggtgccgtCGCCCATCTACACGGCCATTTTCGTGGATGCGCATCACGCACTCATAggagccggcggcggcggccggcgctTTGGCATGCCGAACATTGCCCTGCTGTTGCGTGTGCAGTCACTGAGCAGCGCGTCGAAGGCGGACCCCACCGCCAAGGCACCCGCTACGTCttcggcgccagcagcagccgcgtcgccaGTGTGGAgcttcgcagcagcagtggatCTCGGCTCAGACGACATTCCGTGGTGCACCTCATCGTTTCTTCCTTTTGAGGCGAGTGCGCATGACGGGAAagcacgcagcggcgcgtccaCTGAaccggcggcgctggactGGACCGATGCCCAGCGGCGCGTCCTTGACGGCCTCGTCGGGTTTGTCGCGCTCAGCACCATGGCGTCCTTCTCGCTTCTCGGTGTTTTTCGCGGCCCCGAGCCGTCGACCTCGCAAGCCACGGAACCCTCTGCATCTTCTGCGGCCAGCGCGCCTGCCAACGCCAGCGGAGACGTAGAGTTGCGCCGCTACCTCCGCCAGTTGGCCCGCATCGAAGTGCCGAATGACGCAAAGAACCCCGACAAGAAGCCCATTGCGCTCGTCCACAACCTGGTCCTTGTCTCACACGATGACAATGGTGTGCTCGCGTTCGCTCTCACTGATCTCGTGCCGGACAGCTTTGAGGATGAGGACTTCGACGCGTACAGGGCCAGATACGCTGACCAGACTACGAACGGTGATTCTGGCGCGGTTCTGCAACGACGCGTTCCGCGCGTGCGAACCGAGGCCGCCCCCGTGGCTTCATGGCAgctgcctgcgcgtgtgAACGATTTGAGCGTGAGCCGGGTGTGCATTGTGCAAGCCGACGCGAGCAACGgagcgtcgtcgctgtcgcagcggcCCTGTAAGGCGCGCCTGCAGGAGCATCTCGTTGTTGCCGCCTTATTGCTGAACAAGACGCTGGTGCTGAGCACTGTGcgcctgcggcgccgctacaTCCGCTCACGTAGTCACAAGGCGTCTGTCGTTCAAGGAGAAGAGACCACCGCTGAAAAGGTGCAAACAGAGGCCAAGTCGGAcactgcggcggccgccaccgtgAGCACCGCGTTGACCTTAACGGAGGACATGCTTCCGCTACCGTTCAAGCTGCTGACTTCCTCTCTTCGCCTGGTGCGTCTCTTCGGCTGGGGCGACATCGACGCCGCTCAGCAGGCCGATATGCGGCGTCGACTCACGTGGCAGTCTCTGCAAGCAGGGGGTGCGCCGACGCACGGCCCGCTGTGCGGCATCATGGTGGTGGTCTACAACTCCGTGACGAACGAGTCGTACGTAATTCACGGCTCAGTAGAGGTGACGCCACTAACGTCGTCTGTGCCATCCTCCTGTACATGGGATAGTATCGGATCTCTGGGCTTGAAGGTGCAGTGGGCGCGGGAAGACCCAGCCCCGGTGCTAAGTGACGCCATCACGTCGCTGGCCGTTTACACGGATGGGCCCCCGGGAGATTATGCGTCCCGGGTTTCAGCAAACCctctcggcgctgctgtcccCGCGCGCTGGATTGCTGGCACGGTCGAGGGTTGGGTAGCATCTCTGCGTCTGAGCCACGActccgcgcagccgcctcacTGGCAAGCAGATCAAATTCGCCCTTCACCGAACAAATCTGTGGCGCGGCGCTACCCCGCATTGCACAAGGAGCCGGTCTCATGCGTGGCCGTCTCCTCTGAAAACGACGTGGTGAGTGCTGACATTGCCCAAAACGTGGCGCTAACAACACTGCCGTACGCCGTGCCGCGTGTACCTTCCTCGGTGGCGGCATCGCCATCGTCAAAAATACTGAGCCGCGATGTTGTTGTGCAACCCCGCTcgacctcttcctcccccctgtTCCCTCCAGCAGGGGCGGTGAGTGGTGGACCTCTGGGAAGCCTTACGGACAATGTCGCCAACgctctgccgtcgctgcgtgTTGCCTGGTTCCTGCTCATTCCGCTAGTTCTGCTGTTGGCCGGCATGATCATTTAG
- a CDS encoding conserved hypothetical protein (previous protein_id=AAZ09610.1), with the protein MQCTSRLLGGYMMYHRKSMSTMRYSKWKGARGGLSHFYNRTAMLEKVPVNMPVSIVDRRMMAYVHRSRLRHFQLFRSYQQKSNSTECKLREGEFLRRRWHRQLQKSFIAFMQFKTMKVLEEQAKLVSQYGQASVNAALGDPQAAAGDVAHERKYAALHRRVQTLPRIQLVPKHVATMKQIHNDRFNYRWRVN; encoded by the coding sequence ATGCAGTGCACATCCCGCCTGCTCGGCGGGTACATGATGTACCATCGCAAGTCGATGAGTACGATGCGCTACAGCAAGTGGAAGGGTGCACGCGGCGGCCTCAGCCACTTCTACAATCGCACCGCCAtgctggagaaggtgccGGTGAATATGCCGGTCTCTATCGTGGATCGGCGCATGATGGCGTACGTGCACCGCTCTCGCCTGCGTCACTTTCAGCTTTTTCGGTCGTACCAGCAGAAGTCGAACTCAACGGAGTGCAAGTTACGCGAAGGTGAAttcctccgccgccggtggcaccggcagctgcagaaaTCCTTCATTGCCTTTATGCAATTCAAGACAATgaaggtgctggaggagcaggcgaAGCTGGTTTCGCAGTATGGGCAGGCGTCCGTGAACGCCGCCCTGGGTGACCCACAGGCCGCGGCAGGCGATGTGGCGCACGAACGTAAGTACGCGGCACTCCATCGCCGAGTGCAGACACTGCCCAGAATTCAGCTCGTGCCCAAGCACGTGGCTACGATGAAGCAGATTCACAACGACCGCTTCAACTACCGCTGGCGCGTCAACTAG
- a CDS encoding conserved hypothetical protein (previous protein_id=AAZ09611.1) has protein sequence MDLVPSPVLLADVHKRLGYLRRLHQLQVAYGELMPAFRAASTFTELRQVFFTHDAVACQMLGRVYQAWRDGPYHEALAADHSGYEHRPPQNNAEVHEVLSCFLGNPLVLDTLLPFVGITARYPQEEALLQSFVATLKDMTAVEAASWGPVAAMASWRCTNGLYVVHHASRVHVLRRLLNEAQFYGLPLFLRSIRAMAGSHASSSFASTAREGGWQRAVALQRAQSLYADQFFLTPDGLDPDLFSQPDPMQAQLVQEELVALQRAHCAFCLVVGDADEVLTLVQRHMRHVGSVWQHWVKEEKEELLPGVKAEPLDARDPTGADAAATELSSEDADKSGTASANAPGGPALPRPRAPTDPLRRYVIRTVDAARRHQRLEASSAGHTAATPLPFSHVQWIEHGSTNRWSPNAHYYGLAYMVVLETEEEWATENGGRLATEGLLPETAIVMNAATNTAALREARAPAYCVNAILELWRT, from the coding sequence ATGGACCTGGTTCCCTCGCCAGTGCTGCTCGCCGATGTGCACAAACGTCTGGGGTATCTTCGTCGATTGCATCAACTGCAAGTCGCGTATGGCGAGCTTATGCCAGCGTTCCGCGCGGCGTCGACTTTTACAGAGCTGCGACAAGTCTTCTTCACGCACGACGCGGTAGCGTGCCAGATGCTAGGTCGCGTGTACCAAGCTTGGAGGGACGGGCCCTACCACGAAGCGCTCGCGGCGGATCACTCAGGATACGAGCACCGTCCACCCCAGAACAACGCCGAGGTGCACGAAGTTCTGTCTTGCTTCCTCGGCAACCCGCTCGTGTTGGACACGCTGCTCCCGTTTGTCGGGATCACGGCCCGCTAcccgcaggaggaggcgctccTGCAAAGCTTTGTGGCTACCCTGAAGGACATGACAGCTGTGGAGGCGGCATCATGGGGCCCTGTGGCGGCTATGGCGTCGTGGCGGTGCACCAACGGCCTTTACGTGGTACACCACGCCTCGCGCGTGCACGTCCTGCGGAGGCTTCTGAATGAGGCGCAGTTCTACGGActgcctctctttctgcgGTCTATTCGTGCGATGGCGGGTAGCCACGCAAGCAGCAGTTTcgcgtcgacggcgagggagggagggtggcaGCGTGCGGTTGCACTGCAACGAGCGCAGAGCCTCTACGCAGATCAGTTCTTCCTTACCCCTGACGGCCTTGACCCGGATCTCTTCTCCCAGCCGGACCCGatgcaggcgcagctggtgcaggaGGAGCTCGTCGCTCTCCAGCGCGCGCATTGCGCCTTCTGCCTTGTTGTCGGGGATGCGGACGAGGTGCTAACGCTCGTGCAACGACACATGCGGCATGTCGGCAGCGTTTGGCAGCACTGGGTAAAGGAAGAAAAGGAGGAGTTGCTGCCGGGGGTAAAGGCGGAGCCGCTGGATGCCCGGGATCCAACCGGCGCGGATGCGGCGGCCACCGAGCTCAGTAGCGAGGATGCGGACAAAAGTGGCACCGCGAGCGCCAACGCACCCGGGGGGCCTGCCCTGCCTCGTCCTCGTGCTCCTACGGACCCGCTACGCCGCTACGTCATCCGCACCGTGGACGCCGCGCGGCGTCATCAGCGGCTCGAGGCGTCGTCTGCTGGCCATACTGCTGCGACGCCCCTACCGTTCAGCCACGTGCAGTGGATCGAGCACGGCAGTACTAATCGTTGGTCGCCGAATGCGCACTACTACGGTCTGGCGTATatggtggtgctggagacggaggaggagtgggcaACGGAGAATGGCGGCAGGCTCGCGACTGAAGGACTGTTGCCAGAGACGGCCATCGTGATGAATGCGGCGACCAAtaccgccgcgctgcgcgaggcgcggGCGCCGGCGTACTGCGTGAATGCAATCCTCGAGCTGTGGCGCACCTAG
- a CDS encoding putative GTPase activator protein (previous protein_id=AAZ09612.1), with product MLPSWVTTKDGADGSFDKRVAAPFPMFVRDTEFIHRVADEEMKSVDDFSGGGGMAHTSVAAAASAEGAARDTPSTPMTEMPSMSSQRPVSARRGSGAAIVSVRQVSSAAGDSACVPCTSDRGAALATASTLLSPPNGKKAVQPTPYPVTSACSVQDWSSVPRLGFPTPSDPAVAHAEVASQPTRDEEERKREDKWYRLCRGVSLLASASPEVIVKLRAVARVRGIPHHLRGVMWLTLTGTALKVDENEYFCAKLLRRNGYVTGPNAVAIAADVQRTFPGHPYFSDKDVGVYKLTNVLHALCWRNPLLSYCQSFNFLAAFLLLVLDDEERTFWLLVHICEELLPNDFYGETLLGANVEQAVLEHLVEKKLPRVATKFREAGLHVKTLVANWIMSLFVNVFPIATALHVWDYLFCRTPNPGERTPAHLEITLATLKYLDDAGLLISDDAGELLVTLRRQTACLYDAAALVRLAQSMAITPKQLHQLRRQCKPIVVEQMKAREQACAAQLERRVAQELRCAPENALASANAS from the coding sequence ATGCTGCCTTCGTGGGTCACGACGAAGGATGGAGCGGATGGCAGTTTTGACAAACGCGTTGCAGCGCCGTTCCCGATGTTTGTGCGCGACACTGAGTTCATACACCGCGTAGCCGATGAGGAAATGAAGTCGGTGGATGActtcagcggcggtggtggcatgGCACACACCTCCgttgcagctgcagcatcagcggAAGGCGCTGCACGGGACACACCTTCCACGCCAATGACGGAGATGCCGTCGATGAGTTCACAGCGGCCAGTGAGTGCTCggcgcggcagtggcgccgccatcgtTTCCGTTCGACAGGTGAGCTCTGCTGCCGGCGACAGCGCTTGCGTGCCGTGCACAAGCGACAGGGGCGCGGCACTGGCCACGGCTTCGACGCTGCTCTCCCCGCCGAACGGTAAGAAGGCAGTGCAGCCAACGCCGTACCCGGTCACTTCAGCATGTAGTGTGCAGGACTGGTCCTCGGTGCCGCGGCTCGGGTTCCCGACCCCGAGTGATCCGGCTGTGGCGCACGCCGAAGTAGCTTCGCAGCCCACCcgagacgaggaggagcgcaaACGAGAGGATAAGTGGTACCGTCTCTGCCGCGGTGTCTCGCTTCTGGCGAGCGCTTCACCGGAGGTAATTGtgaagctgcgcgccgtAGCGCGGGTGCGCGGAATTCCGCACCACCTGCGCGGCGTCATGTGGCTCACCTTGACCGGCACGGCGCTCAAAGTGGACGAGAACGAGTACTTCTGCGCCAAGCTACTACGGCGCAACGGGTATGTGACGGGGCCGAATGCggtcgccatcgccgctgatGTACAGCGAACCTTCCCCGGTCACCCTTACTTCTCCGACAAGGATGTAGGAGTGTACAAACTAACCAACGTCCTGCACGCGTTGTGCTGGCGCAACCCGCTGCTAAGCTACTGCCAGTCCTTCAACTTCCTCGCTGCTTTCCTGCTTCTCGTGCTGGATGACGAAGAGCGCACGTTTTGGTTGCTCGTACACATCTGTGAGGAGCTCCTGCCCAACGACTTTTATGGAGAAACGCTGCTGGGAGCCAATGTTGAGCAGGCTGTGCTAGAGCATCTTGTGGAGAAGAAGCTACCTCGCGTAGCCACGAAGTTCCGCGAGGCGGGTCTGCACGTGAAGACGCTCGTTGCGAACTGGATCATGTCCTTGTTTGTGAACGTGTTCCCgatcgcgacggcgctgcacgtGTGGGACTATCTCTTCTGCCGCACGCCAAACCCCGGCGAGCGCACCCCCGCCCACCTCGAAATCACACTTGCCACTTTGAAGTATCTCGACGACGCGGGCCTCCTCATCAGCGACGATGCTGGCGAACTTCTTGTCACCCTGCGCCGGCAAACGGCTTGTCTCtacgacgctgcggcgctggttCGCCTAGCCCAGTCGATGGCTATCACACCAAAGCAGTTGCACCAGCTGCGTCGACAATGCAAGCCAATAGTAGTGGAGCAGATGAAAGCACGAGAGCAAGCttgtgcggcgcagctggagcgccgcgtcgcacagGAGCTGCGCTGTGCACCCGAGAACGCGCTGGCCTCTGCCAATGCTTCGTGA